One segment of Nerophis lumbriciformis linkage group LG35, RoL_Nlum_v2.1, whole genome shotgun sequence DNA contains the following:
- the LOC133575411 gene encoding ubiquitin-conjugating enzyme E2 D2, translated as MALKRIHKELNDFARDPPAQCSAGPVGDDSFHWQATIMGPNDSPYQGGVFFLTIHFPTDYPFKPPKVAFTTRIYHPNINSNGSICLDILRSQWSPALTISKVLLSICSLLCDPNPDDPLVPEIARIYKTDREKYNKIAREWTQKYAM; from the exons gaaTTGAATGACTTTGCACGGGATCCTCCAGCCCAGTGTTCTGCTGGACCAGTGGGAGATGACA GTTTTCACTGGCAAGCAACAATAATGGGGCCT AATGACAGTCCTTACCAAGGCGGGGTTTTCTTCTTGACCATCCACTTCCCCACAGATTACCCCTTCAAACCACCAAAG GTTGCATTTACCACAAGAATCTACCATCCAAATATCAACAGCAATGGCAGCATTTGTCTTGACATCCTGCGATCACAGTGGTCTCCAGCTCTCACCATCTCCAAAG TTCTCCTGTCCATCTGCTCTCTGCTGTGCGACCCAAACCCGGATGACCCCTTAGTACCGGAGATCGCCCGTATCTACAAGACGGACAGGGAAAA GTACAACAAAATAGCCCGGGAATGGACACAAAAGTATGCAATGTAG